A genomic window from Motilibacter aurantiacus includes:
- a CDS encoding pentapeptide repeat-containing protein: protein MALPEAVPAGGEVRGADWDGLDLSGRTFTSVTFVDVDLTEASSVGATFTGCTFRACQLNASRHADSAFLSCTFTSCSFFDAALTRCKLTGSAFSRCTFDLLRVEGGDWSFAGLAAADLRKASFDGVRMREADLSAAKCAGAVLRGLDLSGATLHRADLSRCDLRGSDLSGVDPLGVELRGAVVDVQQAVVLVRALGLEVRPDDDG, encoded by the coding sequence GTGGCCCTGCCCGAGGCGGTCCCCGCCGGTGGTGAGGTGCGCGGCGCCGACTGGGACGGGCTCGACCTGTCGGGGCGGACGTTCACCTCGGTGACCTTCGTCGACGTCGACCTCACCGAGGCGTCCAGCGTGGGCGCGACGTTCACCGGCTGCACGTTCCGCGCATGCCAGCTCAACGCCTCCCGGCACGCCGACTCGGCGTTCCTGAGCTGCACCTTCACGAGCTGCTCGTTCTTCGACGCCGCGCTCACCCGCTGCAAGCTGACCGGCAGCGCCTTCTCCCGCTGCACGTTCGACCTGCTGCGGGTGGAGGGGGGCGACTGGTCGTTCGCGGGCCTGGCAGCGGCGGACCTGCGCAAGGCGTCCTTCGACGGCGTCCGCATGCGTGAAGCCGACCTCAGTGCTGCCAAGTGCGCCGGTGCGGTCCTGCGGGGTCTGGACCTGTCCGGGGCCACGCTGCACCGAGCCGACCTCTCCCGGTGCGACCTGCGCGGCTCGGACCTCTCGGGGGTCGACCCGCTCGGGGTCGAGCTGCGCGGCGCGGTCGTCGACGTGCAGCAGGCCGTCGTCCTCGTCCGCGCCCTCGGCCTCGAGGTGCGGCCGGACGACGACGGCTGA
- a CDS encoding methyl-accepting chemotaxis protein, giving the protein MQSLVRPARALTARLPYAGKLAALTVVLLLPLGFVAQQYLSAQNAQTGFSAKERVGVEYARPVLQLLAGAVDARHAAVSGQALPDLAGRVAAVEDATARLGGELGVTDEWEAASKALTAASASGGPATAYAGWSAATSALLALVVATSDGSNLTLDPDLDSYYVMDAVMFRLPLLLDTAAGAVDRAAVARQDGSAAELDAARVSLAVSTGTLTTTLTAVTTGLQTSTRETADGQLRQVGAQVTTAAGAAQDVLDTVTAAVADGRIDAIPVPAAEAATSAVAGLSDRLVTDLDRLLETRIDGFVSAKRVVQGVTGAALLLFAYLLAGCYLSTVPPLRRTRQALDRIREGDLTVRVAVDTSDEVGAMGRALNEAAESLTGTMQAITSNAEAVSSAAGTLRNASGDLFDASRTAAGETASAAQEVRTVTTSADTVAQGTTEIGAAIREIAQGSSAATAVAASAVASTRGSSELVARLGRTSEEIGTVVKVVTAVAEQTHLLALNATIEAARAGEAGRGFAVVAEEVKQLAQQTAAAAEEIVARVAGIQDDARVAVGSIDASAQVVVQIADIQQSIAAAVEEQDAATGEMARNVGDVAGASARIAGSVEAAARSARAVEESAATTRTVAEGLSGNAEQLRAAVARFTV; this is encoded by the coding sequence GTGCAGTCGCTCGTCCGCCCCGCCCGCGCTCTGACCGCCCGGCTCCCCTACGCGGGCAAGCTCGCCGCCCTGACCGTCGTCCTGCTGCTCCCGCTGGGCTTCGTGGCACAGCAGTACCTCTCCGCGCAGAACGCGCAGACCGGCTTCAGCGCCAAGGAGCGGGTCGGTGTCGAGTACGCCCGGCCGGTCCTGCAGCTGCTCGCGGGCGCCGTCGACGCGCGCCACGCGGCCGTCTCCGGCCAGGCCCTTCCGGACCTCGCCGGCCGGGTGGCTGCGGTCGAGGACGCCACCGCCCGGCTCGGCGGGGAGCTCGGCGTGACCGACGAGTGGGAGGCCGCGTCGAAGGCGCTGACAGCGGCGAGCGCCTCGGGCGGCCCGGCGACCGCGTACGCCGGATGGAGCGCAGCGACCAGCGCTCTGCTCGCTCTCGTCGTGGCGACGTCGGACGGGTCCAACCTGACGCTCGACCCGGACCTGGACTCCTACTACGTGATGGACGCGGTGATGTTCCGGCTGCCGCTCCTGCTCGACACGGCCGCCGGTGCCGTGGACCGGGCCGCGGTCGCCCGGCAGGACGGCTCCGCGGCCGAGCTCGACGCCGCGCGCGTCTCGCTCGCGGTCTCGACGGGCACGCTGACCACGACGCTGACCGCGGTGACGACCGGTCTGCAGACCTCGACGCGGGAGACCGCGGACGGGCAGCTGCGGCAGGTCGGGGCGCAGGTCACCACGGCTGCCGGTGCCGCCCAGGACGTCCTCGACACCGTCACGGCGGCGGTGGCCGACGGGCGCATCGACGCGATCCCCGTGCCGGCGGCCGAGGCGGCGACGAGCGCCGTGGCCGGGCTCTCCGACCGCCTCGTGACGGACCTGGACCGGCTGCTGGAGACCCGGATCGACGGGTTCGTCTCCGCCAAGCGGGTCGTGCAGGGCGTGACGGGGGCCGCGCTGCTGCTGTTCGCGTACCTGCTGGCCGGGTGCTACCTGTCGACGGTGCCGCCGCTGCGCCGCACCCGCCAGGCGCTCGACCGGATCCGCGAGGGCGACCTCACGGTCCGGGTCGCCGTCGACACCTCGGACGAGGTGGGCGCGATGGGCCGCGCGCTCAACGAGGCGGCCGAGTCCCTGACGGGCACCATGCAGGCCATCACGTCGAACGCCGAGGCCGTGTCGAGCGCCGCCGGCACGCTGCGCAACGCCTCCGGCGACCTCTTCGACGCCTCGCGTACCGCCGCGGGCGAGACCGCGTCCGCGGCGCAGGAGGTGCGCACGGTCACGACGTCCGCCGACACGGTCGCGCAGGGCACGACCGAGATCGGCGCCGCCATCCGCGAGATCGCCCAGGGCTCGTCCGCAGCGACCGCCGTCGCGGCGTCCGCGGTCGCGTCGACCCGCGGCAGCAGCGAGCTGGTGGCCCGGCTCGGGCGCACCAGCGAGGAGATCGGCACGGTGGTCAAGGTCGTCACCGCGGTCGCGGAGCAGACCCATCTGCTCGCGCTCAACGCCACGATCGAGGCCGCCCGCGCCGGCGAGGCCGGCCGCGGCTTCGCGGTCGTGGCCGAGGAGGTCAAGCAGCTCGCGCAGCAGACGGCCGCAGCGGCCGAGGAGATCGTCGCCCGCGTCGCGGGCATCCAGGACGACGCGCGGGTGGCCGTCGGGTCGATCGACGCCTCCGCCCAGGTGGTGGTGCAGATCGCCGACATCCAGCAGTCGATCGCCGCCGCCGTCGAGGAGCAGGACGCGGCCACCGGCGAGATGGCCCGCAACGTCGGGGATGTCGCCGGGGCGAGCGCGCGCATCGCCGGCAGCGTCGAGGCTGCCGCGCGGTCGGCCCGCGCGGTCGAGGAGAGCGCGGCGACGACGCGCACGGTCGCGGAGGGGCTCAGTGGCAACGCCGAGCAACTGCGCGCGGCGGTCGCCCGCTTCACCGTCTGA
- a CDS encoding 1,4-dihydroxy-2-naphthoate polyprenyltransferase: protein MTTAAQWVSGSRPRTLPAAVAPVLVGTGAAAAVDGAVAWRAVVAGVVALALQVGVNYANDYSDGIRGTDENRVGPFRLVGSGAARPAAVKAAAFASFGVGAIAGLALVVATGAWWLVGVGAVCIAAAWGYTGTSKPYGYRGLGEIAVFVFFGLVAVVGTTFAQAERVPAESVVAALPVGALACALLVANNLRDIPTDTVSGKRTLAVTMGDRRSRLLYAALLAVGAAAPVALALLAGPWPLLALLAAPLALGPLRVVLGGALGRDLVPALAGTGKLQLAYGALLGLGLALS, encoded by the coding sequence GTGACGACCGCCGCCCAGTGGGTCTCCGGCTCCCGCCCGCGCACGCTCCCCGCGGCGGTCGCCCCGGTCCTCGTGGGCACCGGCGCGGCCGCCGCCGTCGACGGAGCGGTCGCCTGGCGTGCCGTCGTCGCGGGGGTGGTCGCCCTGGCCCTGCAGGTCGGGGTCAACTACGCCAACGACTACAGCGACGGCATCCGCGGGACGGACGAGAACCGCGTCGGCCCGTTCCGCCTGGTCGGCTCCGGCGCAGCCCGCCCCGCCGCGGTCAAGGCCGCTGCGTTCGCGTCCTTCGGGGTCGGCGCGATCGCGGGGCTCGCACTGGTCGTCGCCACGGGCGCCTGGTGGCTGGTGGGCGTGGGCGCGGTCTGCATCGCGGCCGCCTGGGGCTACACCGGCACCTCCAAGCCGTACGGCTACCGCGGCCTCGGCGAGATCGCCGTCTTCGTCTTCTTCGGCCTGGTCGCGGTCGTCGGCACGACCTTCGCCCAGGCCGAGCGGGTGCCGGCCGAGTCCGTCGTCGCCGCGCTGCCCGTCGGCGCGCTGGCCTGCGCCCTGCTCGTGGCCAACAACCTGCGCGACATCCCGACCGACACCGTCTCGGGCAAGCGGACGCTGGCCGTCACGATGGGCGACCGCCGCAGCCGGCTGCTGTACGCCGCGCTGCTCGCCGTCGGCGCGGCCGCCCCGGTGGCGCTGGCCCTCCTGGCCGGGCCGTGGCCGCTGCTCGCCCTGCTCGCCGCGCCGCTCGCCCTCGGGCCGCTCCGGGTCGTGCTCGGAGGCGCCCTGGGCCGTGACCTCGTCCCCGCGCTCGCGGGCACCGGCAAGCTGCAGCTGGCGTACGGCGCGCTGCTCGGGCTGGGGCTCGCGCTCTCCTAG
- a CDS encoding FAD-binding protein translates to MREIADAVTTARRTRVPLRISTTGHAKGRTGPLAGSLLVRPVLDAPVRVDPHARTAGVPAGRTRGDVLPEVLPHGLTAPHGSSSPTVGVIGYLPGGGSASPAGASASPRTSCGR, encoded by the coding sequence GTGCGCGAGATCGCCGACGCCGTCACCACCGCCCGCCGTACGCGAGTCCCGCTACGAATCAGCACCACCGGCCATGCCAAGGGGCGCACCGGACCGCTGGCGGGGTCGCTGCTGGTGCGCCCGGTCCTCGATGCTCCGGTACGCGTCGACCCGCACGCCCGCACGGCGGGCGTGCCGGCCGGCAGGACCCGGGGCGACGTGCTGCCCGAGGTGCTGCCCCACGGCCTGACCGCACCGCACGGGTCCTCCTCCCCCACGGTCGGCGTCATCGGCTACCTGCCCGGCGGCGGCTCGGCTTCTCCGGCCGGCGCGTCGGCCTCGCCGCGAACCTCGTGCGGTCGCTGA
- a CDS encoding NmrA/HSCARG family protein translates to MSQTSDQQLVTVLGATGTQGGAVARALLAEGTFAVRGVTRDASSARAQALSELGAEMVEAELTDESSLRTAFDGAYGAFVVTPFWEHRSPERELAEVRTVIAAAQAARPQHVVWSTLEDTRQAIAADDQRMPFLDGYRVPHFDVKGGAADALFAASGLPVTYVLMSFYWDQLLGDLAPQRDEDGTLALHLPVADAPVAGIASDDIGRVVLRVLQQPATTIGATVPAVGDVLTGGQMAAAFTAVLGEPVAYRPLTAAQFRAFPFPGAEELANMFQYYAEFPDSYTGRRDVAAARAVNPEHLSLPDFLRAHGARVPG, encoded by the coding sequence ATGTCACAGACATCCGATCAGCAGCTCGTCACCGTCCTCGGCGCCACCGGCACCCAGGGCGGCGCGGTCGCCCGCGCCCTGCTGGCCGAGGGCACCTTCGCGGTCCGCGGCGTGACCCGCGACGCCTCCTCCGCCAGAGCGCAGGCCCTGAGCGAGCTGGGCGCCGAGATGGTCGAGGCGGAGCTGACCGACGAGAGCAGCCTGCGCACAGCGTTCGACGGCGCGTACGGGGCCTTCGTCGTCACCCCGTTCTGGGAGCACCGCTCCCCGGAGCGTGAGCTGGCCGAGGTGCGCACCGTCATCGCCGCGGCCCAGGCCGCGCGGCCGCAGCACGTGGTGTGGTCCACCTTGGAGGACACCCGGCAGGCCATCGCCGCCGACGACCAGCGGATGCCCTTCCTCGACGGCTACCGGGTCCCGCACTTCGACGTCAAGGGCGGCGCGGCCGACGCCCTCTTCGCCGCGTCCGGGCTACCGGTGACCTACGTGCTGATGTCCTTCTACTGGGACCAGCTGCTCGGCGACCTCGCGCCGCAGCGCGACGAGGACGGCACTCTCGCCCTGCACCTGCCCGTCGCGGACGCCCCGGTCGCCGGCATCGCCTCCGACGACATCGGCCGCGTCGTGCTGCGGGTGCTGCAACAGCCCGCCACCACCATCGGCGCCACCGTCCCCGCCGTCGGCGACGTCCTCACCGGGGGGCAGATGGCGGCCGCGTTCACCGCGGTCCTCGGTGAGCCGGTGGCGTACCGGCCGCTCACCGCCGCGCAGTTCCGTGCCTTCCCCTTCCCCGGCGCCGAGGAGCTGGCCAACATGTTCCAGTACTACGCCGAGTTCCCAGACTCCTACACCGGGCGCCGGGACGTGGCGGCCGCGCGCGCGGTCAACCCCGAGCACCTGAGCCTTCCCGACTTCCTGCGCGCCCACGGGGCCCGGGTCCCCGGCTGA
- the menE gene encoding o-succinylbenzoate--CoA ligase: MPQPSVAPLTALPAPTGTDVVRTFVPALAAALDGTGPALLPLPPLPAPARARALAALRPDDPAAPLERDDVVVVVPTSGSTGDPKGSLLQRSALQASAAATAQRLGGPAHWLLALGVGHVAGLQVVARSLLAGTEPEVLDVAAGFTCEAFVAATGRLRRRAPRAYTSLVPTQLTRLLDGGPAAHAALTSYDAVLVGGAATPTALLARARSAGVRVVTTYGMSETCGGCVYDGAPLDGVGVALEDDGRIVLSGPVVAAGYRLRPGLTAERFGPAGFRTDDLGERAADGRLRVLGRADDVVVTGGEKVALAAVEDAAAGHPGVREAAAFSRPDPEWGERVLLAVVPTDPAAPPALDDVRAAVRDRAGRAAAPRELVLLPALPLLPSGKVDRAALRGARP, encoded by the coding sequence ATGCCGCAGCCTTCCGTCGCGCCGCTCACCGCGCTGCCCGCGCCCACCGGCACGGACGTGGTGCGCACCTTCGTCCCGGCGCTCGCCGCGGCCCTCGACGGCACCGGGCCCGCGCTGCTCCCCCTGCCGCCGCTGCCCGCGCCCGCCCGGGCCCGGGCCCTCGCCGCACTCCGGCCGGACGACCCGGCCGCGCCGCTCGAACGGGACGACGTCGTCGTGGTCGTCCCCACCAGCGGCTCGACCGGCGACCCCAAGGGATCCCTGCTTCAGCGAAGCGCTCTTCAGGCATCAGCCGCGGCGACGGCACAGCGGCTCGGCGGCCCGGCCCACTGGCTGCTGGCGCTCGGCGTCGGTCACGTCGCCGGCCTGCAGGTCGTCGCCCGGTCGCTGCTCGCGGGGACCGAGCCGGAGGTGCTCGACGTGGCCGCGGGCTTCACCTGCGAGGCCTTCGTCGCCGCCACGGGCCGGCTGCGGCGGCGCGCGCCCCGGGCGTACACCTCGCTCGTCCCCACCCAGCTGACGCGGCTTCTCGACGGCGGCCCGGCCGCACACGCCGCCCTCACGTCCTACGACGCCGTCCTCGTCGGCGGCGCGGCGACGCCCACCGCCCTGCTGGCGCGGGCCCGCTCGGCCGGCGTGCGGGTGGTGACGACCTACGGCATGTCCGAGACGTGCGGGGGCTGCGTCTACGACGGGGCACCGCTGGACGGGGTCGGCGTGGCCCTCGAGGACGACGGCCGCATCGTGCTGTCCGGGCCCGTCGTCGCCGCGGGGTACCGGCTGCGTCCCGGCCTCACCGCCGAGCGGTTCGGGCCCGCGGGCTTCCGCACCGACGACCTCGGCGAGCGTGCCGCCGACGGGCGCCTGCGCGTCCTCGGCCGGGCCGACGACGTCGTCGTCACGGGCGGGGAGAAGGTCGCGCTGGCGGCCGTCGAGGACGCGGCGGCGGGGCACCCCGGCGTCCGCGAGGCCGCCGCGTTCTCGCGGCCGGACCCGGAGTGGGGAGAACGCGTGCTGCTGGCCGTGGTGCCGACGGACCCGGCGGCGCCGCCGGCGCTGGACGACGTACGGGCGGCCGTGCGCGACCGCGCCGGCCGGGCCGCGGCCCCGCGCGAGCTCGTGCTGCTGCCCGCGCTCCCCCTGCTGCCGTCGGGAAAGGTCGACCGGGCCGCGTTGCGGGGGGCACGGCCGTGA
- a CDS encoding amidase gives MHSSSLFSTRRKGLTGLAALGLAASLVAPATATAAPAPAPALLSPAAVAQDVVSMGVAELQALLKQGKVTSVQLVQAYLDRIQAYENAYGSQPGVNAVIATSRTALAEARRLDAERKSGKVRGALHGIPILVKDNYDTGDMPTTSASEALEDFRPADDATQVAKLRAAGAIVVAKTNLHEYAAGITSISSLGGQTRNPFDQTRNPGGSSGGTGAGIAASFGAIGLGSDSCGSIRIPAAQNSLVGLRPSLGLSSRDGIAPMSATQDVGGPIGKSVRDVALVMDATAGYDPKDPVTASSIGQVPKSYTSSLQGRALKGKRVGLLTDLLGTTPDEMPTTTLVRQATKDMARAGAYVLEVPGQPELVRLIGASGVIADEMERDLNRYLAQPGARFDKALAARVAPADKLTIADIVDSGEVTPSVLTFLRSLVGTSGPDDAYTAKLLARQQLQQLTRELMEAYDLDALVYPTIKQVARTIGEAQPGSNCGLSAQTGFPALTVPAGLTPGGMPVGVELLGLPFSEPTLLGMGYSYEQLTKHHALPASTPALRR, from the coding sequence GTGCATTCCTCTTCGCTCTTCTCCACCCGCCGCAAGGGGCTGACCGGCCTCGCCGCGCTCGGTCTGGCGGCCTCGCTCGTGGCTCCGGCCACCGCCACCGCGGCCCCGGCTCCCGCCCCTGCCCTGCTGAGCCCGGCGGCCGTCGCGCAGGACGTCGTCTCGATGGGCGTCGCCGAGCTGCAGGCCCTGCTCAAGCAGGGCAAGGTCACGTCAGTCCAGCTCGTCCAGGCCTACCTCGACCGGATCCAGGCCTACGAGAACGCCTACGGCAGCCAGCCCGGCGTCAACGCCGTCATCGCCACGAGCCGGACGGCGCTCGCCGAGGCGCGCCGGCTGGACGCGGAGCGCAAGTCCGGCAAGGTCCGCGGTGCGCTGCACGGCATCCCGATCCTGGTGAAGGACAACTACGACACCGGCGACATGCCCACGACGAGCGCGTCCGAGGCGCTGGAGGACTTCCGGCCCGCTGACGACGCCACGCAGGTGGCGAAGCTGCGCGCCGCGGGCGCGATCGTCGTCGCGAAGACCAACCTGCACGAGTACGCCGCCGGCATCACCTCCATCAGCTCCCTGGGCGGCCAGACCCGCAACCCGTTCGACCAGACCCGCAACCCCGGTGGCTCCAGCGGCGGTACCGGCGCCGGGATCGCCGCGAGCTTCGGCGCCATCGGGCTCGGCTCGGACAGCTGCGGCTCGATCCGCATCCCGGCCGCGCAGAACAGCCTCGTCGGCCTGCGCCCGAGCCTCGGCCTGTCCAGCCGGGACGGCATCGCCCCGATGTCGGCGACGCAGGACGTCGGCGGCCCGATCGGCAAGTCCGTACGCGACGTCGCCCTGGTGATGGACGCGACCGCCGGCTACGACCCCAAGGACCCGGTCACCGCGTCCTCCATCGGCCAGGTCCCGAAGAGCTACACCTCCTCCCTGCAGGGCAGGGCGCTCAAGGGCAAGCGGGTCGGGCTGCTGACCGACCTCCTCGGCACGACGCCGGACGAGATGCCCACGACGACCCTCGTGCGGCAGGCCACGAAGGACATGGCGCGGGCCGGGGCGTACGTGCTCGAGGTGCCGGGCCAGCCGGAGCTGGTCCGCCTCATCGGCGCCTCCGGCGTGATCGCCGACGAGATGGAGCGCGACCTCAACCGCTACCTGGCCCAGCCGGGCGCGCGCTTCGACAAGGCCCTCGCCGCCCGCGTGGCGCCGGCGGACAAGCTCACGATCGCCGACATCGTCGACTCGGGCGAGGTCACGCCGAGCGTCCTGACGTTCCTGCGGTCGCTGGTCGGCACATCGGGACCGGACGACGCCTACACCGCCAAGCTGCTCGCCCGCCAGCAACTGCAGCAGCTGACCCGCGAGCTGATGGAGGCGTACGACCTCGACGCCCTGGTCTACCCGACCATCAAGCAGGTCGCCCGCACGATCGGCGAGGCCCAGCCCGGAAGCAACTGCGGCCTGTCGGCGCAGACCGGCTTCCCGGCCCTGACCGTCCCGGCAGGCCTCACGCCCGGCGGCATGCCCGTCGGCGTCGAGCTGCTCGGCCTGCCGTTCAGCGAGCCGACGCTGCTCGGGATGGGCTACAGCTACGAGCAGCTCACCAAGCACCACGCGCTGCCGGCCAGCACGCCGGCGCTGCGCCGCTAG
- a CDS encoding YhjD/YihY/BrkB family envelope integrity protein, with protein MSLTERLDRFQRRHPAAGFPLAVVYKFFDDHGNYLAALITYYVIVAVLPVLLLLSTLLSVLLDNYPELQVQVRDSALSQFPVIGPQLQTPEQLSGGTAGVVIAVVVGLYGGTGAAQAVQHAMNTAWRVPRNSRPNPIMARLRGLLLLATLGLAVLGTTVLSALGATAGSYGADLDDLIRVLVLLASVVVNTGVFLLAFLVATARRLRVRDIAPGAVAAAVVWQLLQTFGAVYVGRVVKAASDTNGVFALMLGLIAFVYLAAMAVVLCVELNVVRVDRLHPRALLTPFTDAVDLTPGDKAAYTTQAQAQRAKGFEEVDVTFRPRS; from the coding sequence ATGTCGCTCACGGAGCGTCTGGACCGTTTCCAGCGCCGCCATCCCGCAGCCGGGTTCCCGCTCGCCGTGGTCTACAAGTTCTTCGACGACCACGGCAACTACCTGGCCGCCCTGATCACGTACTACGTCATCGTCGCGGTGCTGCCGGTGCTCCTGCTGCTGTCGACGCTGCTCAGCGTCCTGCTCGACAACTATCCCGAGCTGCAGGTCCAGGTCCGCGACTCCGCGCTGTCCCAGTTCCCGGTCATCGGGCCGCAGCTGCAGACCCCGGAACAGCTCAGCGGCGGAACGGCCGGCGTCGTCATCGCGGTCGTCGTCGGCCTCTACGGCGGGACCGGCGCGGCGCAGGCGGTGCAGCACGCGATGAACACCGCGTGGAGGGTGCCGCGCAACAGCCGGCCCAATCCGATCATGGCCCGCCTGCGCGGGCTGCTACTGCTGGCCACGCTGGGCCTGGCCGTCCTCGGCACGACGGTGCTGTCGGCGCTCGGCGCGACGGCCGGGTCGTACGGCGCGGACCTCGACGACCTCATCCGGGTGCTCGTGCTCCTCGCGTCCGTGGTGGTGAACACCGGGGTCTTCCTGCTGGCGTTCCTCGTCGCGACGGCACGTCGGCTGCGGGTACGCGACATCGCGCCGGGCGCCGTGGCCGCTGCTGTCGTCTGGCAGCTGTTGCAGACCTTCGGCGCGGTCTACGTGGGCCGGGTGGTCAAGGCCGCGAGCGACACCAACGGCGTCTTCGCCCTCATGCTCGGCCTGATCGCGTTCGTCTACCTTGCCGCCATGGCTGTCGTCCTCTGCGTCGAGCTGAACGTCGTCCGGGTCGACCGGCTGCACCCGCGCGCCCTGCTGACCCCGTTCACGGACGCGGTCGACCTGACGCCCGGCGACAAGGCCGCCTACACCACCCAGGCGCAGGCCCAGCGCGCCAAGGGGTTCGAGGAGGTCGACGTGACGTTCCGGCCGAGGAGCTGA
- a CDS encoding class E sortase, with product MAPRRPPRDLRRHALLAAALTLGLAGCAYGDEPGSVQQAAATSPSSPSPAAAATPPGPSPSPERSQPRRTPRPAPSASPARTRVVTASMSIPALGLRGLKVVPYTGTTDDAPGTRIQNRGVAASPRGTAGGVGPGEIGNYLVTGHRLSAGGVFRELPALEEGDTVTVTSDGVAYTYVITGTRETSFRSRTSLARQRAAVPGFPGRKPTKAMITISTCATPEDHAEGNYWSDQFDNPEHRIDKIGVLRSSREL from the coding sequence ATGGCCCCGAGACGTCCGCCCCGCGACCTGCGCCGTCACGCCCTGCTCGCCGCGGCCCTCACCCTCGGCCTCGCCGGGTGCGCGTACGGCGACGAGCCCGGCTCGGTGCAGCAGGCAGCGGCCACGTCGCCCTCGTCGCCCTCGCCAGCCGCAGCCGCCACCCCGCCCGGCCCCAGCCCCAGCCCCGAGCGCTCTCAGCCGCGGCGTACGCCCCGGCCGGCGCCCAGCGCCTCGCCCGCACGCACGCGCGTCGTGACCGCGTCGATGTCGATCCCGGCGCTGGGCCTGCGCGGGCTGAAGGTCGTCCCCTACACCGGCACCACCGACGACGCGCCGGGCACGCGCATCCAGAACCGCGGGGTAGCGGCCAGCCCGCGAGGAACGGCCGGCGGCGTCGGGCCCGGGGAGATCGGCAACTACCTCGTCACCGGGCACCGGCTGTCCGCCGGAGGGGTCTTCCGTGAGCTGCCGGCGCTCGAGGAGGGGGACACGGTCACCGTCACCTCCGACGGGGTCGCCTACACGTACGTCATCACCGGCACCCGCGAGACGTCCTTCCGCTCGCGGACGTCGCTCGCCCGCCAGCGCGCCGCGGTGCCCGGCTTCCCCGGCCGGAAGCCGACGAAGGCGATGATCACCATCTCCACGTGCGCCACCCCGGAGGACCACGCCGAGGGCAACTACTGGTCCGACCAGTTCGACAACCCGGAGCACCGCATCGACAAGATCGGCGTGCTGAGGTCGAGCCGGGAGCTCTGA